The Pyrodictium delaneyi genome contains a region encoding:
- a CDS encoding NUDIX hydrolase, translated as MRPGRAVRGPVVGVGAIVPRDSGDGLEILLVRRRYPPFPGRWSLPGGHLEPGETILEAARRELLEETGVEAEPLGVAHIHELVAVGPGGLPEHYVIIDVLMRYLRGEPRGDSDAEEARFVPYREALRLPLTPGARVLLEMLPEILGSCTLKPIRTEALEEEPRAQE; from the coding sequence GTGCGTCCTGGGCGGGCGGTGCGGGGCCCTGTGGTGGGCGTCGGCGCCATAGTGCCCCGCGATAGCGGTGACGGGCTGGAGATTCTGCTGGTGCGGCGCCGGTACCCACCGTTCCCTGGCCGGTGGAGCCTCCCCGGCGGCCACCTTGAGCCCGGGGAGACGATACTCGAGGCGGCTCGGCGGGAGCTGCTGGAGGAGACTGGGGTTGAGGCGGAGCCCCTCGGCGTGGCGCATATCCACGAGCTGGTGGCGGTGGGGCCTGGCGGCCTGCCGGAGCACTACGTGATAATAGACGTGCTGATGAGGTACCTGCGGGGCGAGCCCAGGGGCGATAGTGACGCGGAGGAGGCCAGGTTTGTGCCCTACAGGGAGGCCCTAAGGCTCCCCCTGACGCCGGGCGCCCGTGTCCTCCTAGAAATGCTCCCGGAGATACTGGGCAGCTGCACGCTGAAACCGATCAGGACGGAGGCCCTGGAAGAGGAGCCGAGAGCCCAGGAATAA
- a CDS encoding PIN domain-containing protein produces MVEELLEQDVYPLFTSFRHIPTNAGVDMIVEYMTSYRLLPNDALIAATCRSHGIEAIATFDEDFKQIPWLKVIP; encoded by the coding sequence GTGGTCGAGGAGCTGCTAGAGCAGGACGTCTACCCACTATTCACGAGCTTCAGGCACATCCCGACCAATGCTGGAGTAGACATGATAGTAGAGTACATGACCAGCTACAGGCTATTGCCAAACGACGCGCTGATAGCCGCGACGTGCCGGAGCCACGGTATAGAGGCGATAGCCACCTTCGACGAGGACTTCAAGCAGATACCATGGCTCAAGGTGATACCATAG
- a CDS encoding type II toxin-antitoxin system VapC family toxin, with the protein MKLVDSNVFIHYLLEGERADEAELLLASHPDLAVTVGIINEVEFVIIRRLARVRLGIRRLDRLKEHIREKGLGFAADKLEEYVEMLRELGITVLRDHAEPSELLEVMKNYNLTPSDAIIALTCRHYGIDTILTFDGDFRRVPWLKVIS; encoded by the coding sequence TTGAAGCTGGTTGACTCGAACGTATTCATACACTACCTGCTTGAAGGGGAGAGAGCCGATGAAGCAGAGCTCCTTCTAGCATCTCACCCGGACTTAGCAGTGACAGTAGGGATAATCAATGAGGTCGAGTTCGTCATAATACGTCGTCTAGCCAGGGTCAGGCTGGGGATTAGGAGGCTTGACAGGCTGAAGGAGCATATAAGAGAGAAGGGGCTGGGCTTCGCAGCTGATAAGCTAGAGGAATACGTGGAAATGCTCCGGGAACTCGGTATTACGGTTCTAAGAGATCATGCAGAGCCAAGCGAACTACTAGAGGTCATGAAAAACTATAATCTGACGCCAAGCGACGCTATAATAGCCCTTACATGTAGGCACTACGGCATAGACACTATCCTGACGTTTGACGGGGACTTCAGGAGGGTGCCGTGGCTGAAGGTAATCTCGTGA
- a CDS encoding type II toxin-antitoxin system VapC family toxin: MARRYIDVNILVYWLTGHPEYGRKALEWVKRVEAATRGTYITASITIYELIVVLARLTGRKLSDKSLVDKVLEALSGLQGLRVVETTQQDYLDAARYMEAYSLDLEDALHLAVALRHKAAEIVSNDTDFDKTPLKRVF, from the coding sequence TTGGCTAGGAGATACATAGACGTAAACATCCTCGTCTACTGGCTCACCGGGCACCCAGAGTACGGCAGAAAAGCCCTAGAGTGGGTGAAGAGAGTAGAAGCCGCCACAAGAGGCACATACATAACAGCAAGCATCACCATCTACGAGCTCATAGTAGTCCTCGCACGGCTCACCGGGAGAAAACTCAGCGACAAGAGCCTCGTAGACAAGGTCCTCGAGGCGCTCAGCGGGCTACAGGGGCTACGAGTAGTCGAGACAACACAGCAAGACTACCTAGACGCAGCCCGCTACATGGAGGCCTACAGCCTAGACCTCGAAGACGCCCTACACCTAGCCGTCGCGCTACGACACAAAGCCGCCGAGATAGTGTCAAACGACACCGACTTCGACAAGACACCCCTCAAGCGCGTCTTCTAG
- a CDS encoding AbrB/MazE/SpoVT family DNA-binding domain-containing protein: MSSGTIVRLDSKGRVTLPLEVRRKLGLREGSQLRVLVDEEKGRIIIEKAESIAERYYGVFRPRRRVDDVEEEIEEAVYRAWLGDT; encoded by the coding sequence GTGAGTAGTGGGACGATAGTCCGGCTTGACTCTAAGGGCCGGGTCACCCTACCCCTAGAGGTTAGGAGGAAGCTGGGGCTCCGTGAGGGCTCCCAGCTCCGGGTCCTCGTCGACGAGGAGAAGGGGAGGATAATAATCGAGAAAGCAGAGTCCATAGCCGAGAGGTACTACGGCGTATTCAGGCCCCGTAGACGCGTAGACGACGTAGAGGAGGAGATAGAGGAGGCGGTGTACAGGGCTTGGCTAGGAGATACATAG
- a CDS encoding antitoxin family protein: MAKAIYEKGVLRPLQDLGLQEGEEVEIIVRRRPSLRQEDVDRVIEEIDDEGIL; the protein is encoded by the coding sequence GTGGCCAAGGCTATCTACGAGAAGGGCGTGCTAAGGCCCCTCCAGGATCTCGGCCTCCAGGAGGGGGAGGAGGTCGAGATAATCGTCCGCCGGAGGCCCAGCCTCAGGCAGGAGGACGTCGACCGGGTTATCGAGGAGATAGATGATGAAGGTATTCTTTGA
- a CDS encoding class I SAM-dependent methyltransferase: MIESIGQQLLRIMYTRVRPKIHTRAAELVTSMEPRVLLDIGSANALLASALMDKGYMPQVYVALDPDPVLLTYAEPGIALERVMGVAESLPLRSYSVDLSVFHDSLHHLNDPDKALEEAARVSECILVDDIDPDSLPGRLVALLERLVGFPARFIDASTLVEKLEERGLRVIVVRKTRRLPTYRILACR, translated from the coding sequence ATGATTGAGAGTATAGGCCAGCAGCTGCTAAGAATTATGTACACACGGGTAAGGCCGAAGATACATACCCGTGCTGCAGAGCTAGTCACGTCTATGGAGCCGCGCGTACTCCTCGACATAGGCTCTGCTAATGCCCTCCTAGCCAGTGCACTAATGGATAAGGGCTACATGCCGCAAGTATATGTGGCACTAGACCCCGACCCAGTGCTCCTCACGTATGCTGAGCCCGGGATAGCACTTGAACGAGTAATGGGGGTGGCGGAGAGTCTGCCGCTGCGCAGCTACTCTGTCGACCTCTCGGTCTTCCACGACTCGCTACACCATCTCAACGACCCCGACAAGGCTCTAGAAGAAGCGGCTCGTGTCTCAGAGTGCATACTAGTCGACGACATAGACCCCGACAGTCTGCCCGGGAGGCTTGTAGCCCTACTAGAGCGGCTCGTGGGCTTCCCCGCCCGGTTCATAGATGCAAGTACACTCGTAGAGAAGCTGGAGGAAAGAGGGCTACGAGTGATAGTTGTCCGTAAAACCCGCCGGCTACCAACTTACCGGATACTAGCCTGCCGTTAA
- the ileS gene encoding isoleucine--tRNA ligase — MKGGYNPLKVEEWVLRFWEENKIYEKVKRMTWDERKDAPIFAFLEGPPTANGFMHVGHARGRTLKDVKLRYARMRGYRVWDQAGWDTQGLPVELEVEKRLGLRSKKEIEEYGVERFIEECKKLVDYYLGHWERASKRLGLWLDYQHAYQTRDPRYIEAIWEFVKRAHEKGLLYEGRRVVPRCPRCGTALSSHELAQGYEEVDDPSVYFKLPLEGLENTYLVAWTTTPWTIIANEAAVVHPEEWYVFIAVGDEVWILAEKRLEAFAKEVGLENYTVINRVTGSSLVGMRYRHPLLEEVPYHQRHEPPYHTVLAADWVTMEDGTGVVHAAPAHGPEDFELGQKHGLEAYTPLREDGVFGEEAGAFKGLWFEDASRKVVEVLKEKGLLVHAGVVRHEYPFCWRCGTRLFYYASRQWFIRLTDELKRKMAEEVYSMRWAPGWAVKRMGDWVENARDWCISRERYWGTPLPVWRCTGCGHIVVVGSLEELRKLAVDPESVPEDPHRPHIDRVELRCPECGGVMKREPFVVDVWMDSGVAHTAALRQYGWLSLWDKLYPYTWITEAADQTRGWFYTLLVTGVVWHGRAPYRSVLLQGHVLDKHGKKMSKSKGNVIWAMDWMEKNGTDPMRIFLLSRAPWDSINFDPDEVKRYQGYLNILWNTVKFADTYMELDQWKPKPPTEARLQAEDRWILYRLHEALRRVEEAIESDNMHQAVQALVDLVVEQLSHRYIPLIRPRVWEEEATESKDAAYATLYYVLKATLAAMAPVVPFLSEYLYQAFIRKYEPDAPESVHMLQWPQVPGELLDEESYRAVEEALDAAEKVLALRSERRLKRRWPLRRAAVAAKPGTMLSPSRLQEAADVLARFANIKTVEVVEGAPEWAAGAEKLETDSMVVYVDMELDEETMLEGLAREVIRRAQVLRKELDLPVDHTAKRLIVYAAGRLRSAVERHMELIAREVRVERVELAAEPPAEGKRWRIEEDELVVALEP, encoded by the coding sequence CTGAAAGGAGGCTATAACCCACTCAAGGTCGAGGAATGGGTTCTCCGCTTCTGGGAGGAGAATAAGATATACGAGAAAGTCAAGCGGATGACCTGGGACGAGCGCAAAGACGCCCCGATATTCGCGTTCCTCGAGGGCCCGCCCACCGCTAACGGCTTCATGCACGTTGGTCACGCCCGGGGCAGGACGCTGAAGGACGTGAAGCTCCGCTATGCCCGGATGCGGGGCTACAGGGTCTGGGACCAGGCCGGCTGGGACACCCAGGGGCTCCCCGTAGAGCTCGAGGTAGAGAAGCGGCTGGGGCTTCGGAGCAAGAAGGAGATAGAGGAGTACGGCGTCGAGCGCTTCATAGAGGAGTGTAAGAAGCTCGTAGACTACTACCTCGGGCACTGGGAGCGGGCGAGCAAGCGGCTAGGCCTCTGGCTAGACTACCAGCACGCCTACCAGACAAGGGATCCCCGCTACATAGAGGCCATATGGGAGTTCGTCAAGCGGGCGCACGAGAAGGGCCTACTCTACGAGGGCCGCCGCGTAGTGCCAAGATGCCCCCGCTGCGGCACGGCACTGAGCAGCCATGAGCTAGCCCAGGGCTACGAGGAGGTAGACGACCCCAGCGTCTACTTCAAGCTGCCCCTCGAGGGGCTCGAGAACACCTACCTAGTCGCCTGGACCACCACCCCCTGGACCATAATAGCCAACGAGGCTGCTGTGGTCCACCCTGAGGAGTGGTACGTCTTCATAGCAGTCGGCGACGAGGTCTGGATACTCGCCGAGAAGCGGCTAGAAGCATTTGCCAAGGAGGTCGGGCTAGAGAACTACACCGTGATAAACAGGGTGACAGGCTCCAGCCTCGTAGGCATGAGGTACCGGCACCCGCTCCTCGAGGAAGTGCCCTACCACCAGCGCCACGAGCCCCCGTACCACACTGTGCTAGCGGCAGACTGGGTGACCATGGAGGATGGTACCGGGGTAGTACACGCCGCGCCCGCCCACGGCCCCGAGGACTTCGAGCTAGGCCAGAAGCACGGCCTGGAGGCGTACACGCCGCTCCGGGAGGACGGTGTATTCGGCGAGGAGGCTGGCGCGTTCAAGGGGCTCTGGTTCGAGGACGCTAGCAGGAAGGTAGTCGAGGTGCTTAAGGAGAAGGGGCTGCTTGTCCACGCTGGCGTGGTGAGGCACGAGTACCCGTTCTGCTGGCGCTGCGGCACCAGGCTCTTCTACTACGCGTCGAGGCAGTGGTTCATAAGGCTCACCGACGAGCTGAAGCGGAAGATGGCCGAGGAAGTATACTCGATGAGGTGGGCCCCGGGCTGGGCAGTGAAGAGGATGGGCGACTGGGTGGAGAACGCCCGTGACTGGTGTATAAGCCGCGAGCGCTACTGGGGCACCCCGCTCCCCGTCTGGCGGTGCACCGGCTGCGGCCACATAGTGGTCGTGGGCAGCCTAGAGGAGCTACGCAAGCTGGCCGTGGACCCGGAGAGTGTGCCGGAGGACCCACACCGGCCTCACATAGACCGGGTGGAGCTGCGCTGCCCAGAGTGCGGCGGCGTGATGAAGCGTGAGCCGTTCGTGGTAGACGTGTGGATGGACAGCGGCGTAGCGCACACTGCTGCGCTCCGGCAGTACGGGTGGCTCAGCCTGTGGGACAAGCTATACCCCTACACCTGGATAACCGAGGCCGCCGACCAGACCCGTGGCTGGTTCTACACGCTACTCGTGACGGGCGTAGTCTGGCACGGCCGGGCGCCCTACCGTAGCGTGCTGCTCCAGGGCCACGTGCTCGACAAGCACGGCAAGAAGATGAGCAAGAGTAAGGGCAACGTGATATGGGCCATGGACTGGATGGAGAAGAACGGCACGGACCCGATGAGGATATTCCTGCTAAGCCGCGCGCCGTGGGACAGCATAAACTTCGACCCAGACGAGGTGAAGCGGTACCAGGGCTACCTCAACATACTCTGGAACACAGTCAAGTTCGCCGACACCTACATGGAGCTAGACCAGTGGAAGCCGAAGCCGCCCACCGAGGCACGGCTCCAGGCTGAGGACCGGTGGATACTCTACAGGCTACACGAGGCGCTGCGGAGGGTCGAAGAGGCTATAGAGAGCGACAACATGCACCAGGCTGTCCAAGCCCTGGTAGACCTTGTAGTGGAGCAGCTGAGCCACCGCTACATACCATTGATAAGGCCCAGGGTCTGGGAGGAGGAGGCCACCGAGAGCAAGGACGCCGCCTACGCCACCCTCTACTACGTGCTAAAGGCGACACTGGCAGCGATGGCCCCGGTGGTGCCGTTCCTCTCGGAGTACCTCTACCAGGCCTTCATACGGAAGTATGAGCCCGACGCCCCCGAGAGCGTACACATGCTCCAGTGGCCCCAGGTGCCCGGGGAGCTGCTCGACGAGGAGAGCTACCGCGCCGTAGAGGAGGCGCTAGACGCTGCAGAGAAGGTGTTGGCCCTCCGCAGCGAGCGCCGGCTGAAGAGGCGCTGGCCACTCCGCCGCGCCGCTGTAGCCGCGAAGCCGGGCACCATGCTGAGCCCCAGCCGGCTCCAGGAGGCCGCTGACGTGCTAGCCAGGTTCGCCAACATAAAGACGGTCGAGGTCGTAGAGGGGGCGCCCGAGTGGGCGGCTGGCGCCGAGAAGCTAGAGACAGACAGCATGGTCGTCTACGTGGACATGGAGCTAGACGAGGAGACCATGCTCGAGGGCCTAGCCAGGGAGGTTATACGCCGCGCCCAGGTGCTAAGGAAGGAGCTAGACCTCCCAGTAGACCACACCGCCAAGAGGCTAATAGTGTACGCCGCCGGCCGGCTACGCAGCGCCGTAGAGCGGCACATGGAGCTCATAGCCCGCGAGGTACGCGTCGAGCGGGTAGAGCTGGCAGCAGAACCGCCCGCCGAAGGGAAGCGCTGGCGGATAGAAGAGGACGAGCTAGTAGTAGCCCTAGAGCCCTAG
- a CDS encoding toxin-antitoxin system TumE family protein: MRRSYRGFRDYANWVAETLKSFTDIIVDYELSVEEATPTEGLVRGRIVFVDGSQLEFLEYVVVSKSDISRLKYRYHYADPDGKLVFRYDNAPHHPEVPSHPHHKHTGDGKVVPAAPPTLRSILEEVLEYIP, translated from the coding sequence TTGAGAAGGAGCTACAGAGGCTTCAGAGACTACGCTAACTGGGTTGCCGAGACGCTGAAGAGCTTCACGGATATAATTGTTGACTACGAGCTAAGCGTTGAAGAGGCTACACCAACTGAGGGCCTTGTTAGGGGTAGAATAGTCTTCGTTGATGGGTCGCAGCTAGAGTTCCTAGAATACGTGGTAGTCTCGAAGAGTGATATATCTAGGCTCAAGTACAGATATCATTACGCCGACCCCGATGGTAAGCTCGTATTTAGGTATGATAACGCGCCACATCATCCGGAGGTTCCTTCTCATCCACACCATAAACATACTGGAGACGGCAAAGTAGTGCCAGCGGCTCCTCCAACGCTCCGGAGCATACTGGAGGAGGTGCTAGAATACATACCGTAG
- a CDS encoding PD-(D/E)XK nuclease family protein has protein sequence MLVERFFVEATGRPGCGEDGGRLLGATAHLVKARSVATAAAQCVFMARLGETMGVRGFYHSVLPGKGEAVHLVLALVFPRALREHVGGGSVDYGGLVEEAFGRLKSDGVLDVEKIDQSREDEIIRTSEELARAGVEFVETAFRALAGDEAEEALARSRVLAEHQFMSYRLHVWGVADVVVEDPVGRYAAVIEWKSYSPGEGRTAQVTKVDIAQAYVYAMLEAERLGLAGDGFESYVSAVLGEGPDGRGARVVPGVVRPSPTGRASRVYVKHPRLCIGGRGGCDYHELRRLMAGLVLAAEHLTLSVTDLREHLKYARNVEEICSVVTRGGKRRPVFRLVPELVLDGDRVRLPMGSPLREELRWPCKLCPDNVREACVYYLSSGRDPRYADFKAFRSESWRARFAIYAHRENALAPYKHFRDLALRYGSGMDWIRGRLVNRVLPDGSRVDLFDEAWVDGGELVLARPPLRWERENMHLFTLREGKPAAVFLNEGHVRDPLLRASFHGSVSSVEYDEGADRVYVRVAPANKLSRIYPALLEHLAETSPEVFHGVVALEVNVELTQLELLGVTAAEMGTVRRGAEALERLGREEQLEAEDMLALLFGGVRI, from the coding sequence TTGCTTGTTGAGAGGTTCTTTGTGGAGGCGACCGGTCGGCCTGGCTGTGGGGAGGATGGTGGCCGTCTTCTCGGGGCTACTGCGCACCTTGTGAAGGCCCGGAGTGTTGCTACTGCTGCTGCGCAGTGCGTGTTTATGGCGCGTCTCGGGGAGACGATGGGTGTTCGTGGGTTCTATCACTCGGTGCTGCCTGGTAAGGGTGAGGCTGTCCACCTGGTTCTTGCCCTGGTGTTTCCCCGGGCGCTGCGGGAGCATGTGGGCGGGGGTAGTGTCGACTACGGTGGGCTTGTGGAGGAGGCGTTTGGCCGGCTTAAGTCTGATGGGGTTCTTGATGTTGAGAAGATTGACCAGTCGCGGGAGGACGAGATAATCCGGACCTCGGAGGAGCTTGCCCGGGCTGGCGTGGAGTTCGTGGAGACTGCGTTCCGTGCTCTGGCGGGCGATGAGGCGGAGGAGGCTCTTGCGAGGAGCCGGGTGCTTGCTGAGCACCAGTTTATGAGCTATCGTCTCCACGTCTGGGGGGTCGCCGATGTTGTCGTGGAGGACCCGGTGGGCAGGTACGCTGCGGTGATCGAGTGGAAGTCGTATAGCCCTGGGGAGGGGAGGACGGCCCAGGTCACCAAGGTGGACATAGCGCAGGCGTATGTCTACGCTATGCTTGAGGCGGAGCGGCTGGGCCTCGCCGGGGACGGGTTCGAGAGCTACGTCTCCGCCGTGCTCGGGGAGGGGCCGGACGGCAGGGGCGCCCGCGTCGTGCCTGGTGTTGTGAGGCCCTCGCCTACGGGGAGGGCTTCGAGGGTCTACGTGAAGCACCCCCGGCTGTGCATCGGCGGGCGGGGCGGCTGCGACTACCACGAGCTGCGGAGGCTCATGGCGGGGCTGGTGCTGGCGGCGGAGCACCTCACGCTCTCTGTCACCGACCTGCGGGAGCACCTCAAGTATGCGCGCAACGTGGAGGAGATATGCAGCGTCGTGACTAGGGGCGGTAAGAGGAGGCCGGTGTTCCGCCTCGTCCCCGAGCTGGTGCTGGACGGGGACAGGGTACGGCTCCCCATGGGTAGCCCGCTGCGCGAGGAGCTCCGCTGGCCCTGCAAGCTGTGCCCGGACAACGTCCGGGAGGCCTGCGTCTACTACCTCAGTAGCGGCCGGGACCCCCGCTACGCGGACTTCAAGGCCTTCCGCAGCGAGTCCTGGAGGGCCCGGTTCGCGATATACGCTCACCGCGAGAACGCGCTCGCCCCGTACAAGCACTTCAGGGACCTAGCACTGAGGTACGGCAGCGGCATGGACTGGATACGCGGCAGGCTGGTCAACCGGGTGCTGCCCGACGGCTCCAGGGTGGACCTGTTCGACGAGGCCTGGGTTGATGGCGGCGAGCTGGTGCTGGCGAGGCCGCCGCTCCGCTGGGAGCGGGAGAACATGCACCTCTTCACCCTGCGGGAGGGCAAGCCGGCGGCGGTGTTCCTCAACGAGGGGCATGTACGTGACCCGCTTCTCCGGGCAAGCTTCCACGGCTCTGTCAGCAGCGTGGAGTACGACGAGGGGGCCGACCGGGTCTACGTGAGGGTCGCGCCTGCCAACAAGCTCTCCAGGATATACCCGGCGCTGCTCGAGCACCTGGCCGAGACGAGCCCCGAAGTGTTCCACGGCGTTGTGGCGCTCGAGGTGAACGTGGAGCTGACCCAGCTAGAGCTGCTGGGCGTAACGGCGGCGGAAATGGGCACTGTGAGGAGGGGTGCTGAGGCGCTGGAGAGGCTGGGTAGGGAGGAGCAGCTGGAGGCCGAGGACATGCTAGCCCTGCTCTTCGGCGGCGTGAGGATATAG
- a CDS encoding antitoxin family protein, translated as MSRVVRARYEGGVLKLLDDVDLEEGEEVFVRLERFEDRVRRLRKYRGMLGRASREEIEELLLEAEFERL; from the coding sequence TTGTCCAGGGTTGTAAGGGCTAGGTATGAGGGTGGTGTCCTCAAGCTGCTAGACGATGTGGACCTGGAAGAGGGTGAGGAGGTTTTCGTCCGCCTGGAGAGGTTTGAGGATAGGGTTAGACGTCTACGGAAGTATAGGGGGATGCTTGGCAGGGCGAGTAGGGAGGAGATAGAGGAGCTACTGCTTGAGGCGGAGTTCGAGCGCCTCTAG
- a CDS encoding AAA family ATPase: protein MARYNVCELLAEAWRRAEEARSGRRVLRLNSSQQKAVDILVRVMKGSAKAPLGGVQGPPGTGKTSVVESFVHDHMADMLDDMLDELVIYVAPTNHLAAQAFERVAAALLARGYTLRDIVDRARVYGSKVTVRDCEKVFRAKGVDESPPSETALKSMVYGPVDPSVVRIVFATEYQRVSGRFTSKPGRIHLVVDEASKSPYYRAFISIADAIMRYSDYPASLVALGDPEQAITVPEAFRAQRVSLLMNKVMHLVRQHGLERDNFVMLDTTYRLPGPSEQPISHGFYDDRLRAYEPAHWRLRSLRELFEDARTRVERMLRSTVSWSTELDRLFNAVYEAVTSEKPLVVVETGEFSASRTASTYDKRRTKLGLEVSLILQAYAKAARELGSYAEPSTMVIAPYSDIVTNVAFNFKHNYGQYFDPPLSATVQAVIGGEADAVVAILGKEYSGRSDYDPWVDDNFYQTMYYNEPQVLNVQLSRHHKLMVVIGAVGKLARAGGSWAGRRLSRTAQKMQELAEQGDAVRVRLA, encoded by the coding sequence ATGGCCCGCTACAATGTCTGCGAGCTGCTCGCCGAGGCGTGGAGGCGCGCCGAGGAGGCTAGGTCTGGTAGGCGCGTCCTCCGGCTGAACAGTAGCCAGCAGAAGGCGGTGGACATACTGGTCCGGGTGATGAAGGGCTCGGCTAAGGCGCCGCTGGGCGGCGTCCAGGGGCCGCCGGGGACGGGCAAGACTAGCGTAGTCGAGAGCTTCGTGCACGACCACATGGCCGACATGCTTGACGATATGCTGGATGAGCTGGTGATATATGTTGCCCCTACGAACCACCTGGCTGCGCAGGCGTTTGAGAGGGTTGCTGCCGCGCTCCTAGCACGGGGCTACACGCTCCGGGACATCGTGGACCGTGCCCGCGTCTACGGCTCCAAGGTGACGGTCAGGGACTGCGAGAAGGTGTTCCGGGCAAAGGGGGTGGACGAGAGCCCGCCGAGCGAGACGGCGCTGAAGAGCATGGTCTACGGGCCCGTGGACCCCAGCGTGGTCCGGATAGTGTTCGCGACGGAGTACCAGAGGGTGAGCGGCCGCTTCACGAGCAAGCCGGGCAGGATACACCTGGTGGTGGACGAGGCTAGTAAGAGCCCCTACTACCGGGCCTTCATAAGCATAGCCGACGCTATAATGAGGTACAGCGACTACCCGGCCTCGCTCGTCGCCCTCGGCGACCCGGAGCAGGCGATAACGGTACCGGAGGCGTTCCGCGCCCAGAGGGTAAGCCTACTGATGAACAAGGTCATGCACCTGGTGCGCCAGCACGGCCTAGAGCGCGACAACTTCGTGATGCTCGACACCACGTACAGGCTCCCCGGGCCCAGCGAGCAGCCGATAAGCCACGGGTTCTACGACGACAGGCTACGCGCCTACGAGCCGGCACACTGGAGGCTACGCAGCCTCCGCGAGCTATTCGAGGACGCGAGGACCCGGGTAGAGCGGATGCTGCGCAGCACTGTCTCCTGGAGTACCGAGCTGGACAGGCTCTTCAACGCGGTGTACGAGGCCGTCACCTCGGAGAAGCCCCTCGTAGTAGTCGAGACAGGCGAGTTCAGCGCCTCGAGGACGGCGTCCACCTATGACAAGAGGAGGACCAAACTGGGGCTCGAGGTCTCCCTCATACTACAGGCCTACGCCAAGGCTGCCCGCGAGCTGGGGAGCTACGCGGAGCCCTCTACGATGGTTATAGCCCCGTACAGCGACATAGTCACCAACGTAGCCTTCAACTTCAAGCACAACTATGGCCAGTACTTCGACCCGCCGCTCTCAGCCACGGTCCAGGCCGTTATAGGCGGCGAGGCAGACGCAGTAGTGGCGATACTCGGCAAGGAGTATAGCGGGCGCAGCGACTACGACCCCTGGGTAGACGACAACTTCTACCAGACAATGTACTACAACGAGCCCCAGGTGCTGAACGTCCAGCTCAGCCGCCACCACAAGCTAATGGTCGTCATAGGCGCCGTAGGCAAACTCGCCAGGGCTGGGGGCAGCTGGGCTGGCCGTAGGCTATCACGTACAGCCCAGAAGATGCAGGAGCTAGCCGAGCAGGGAGACGCCGTCCGGGTAAGGCTAGCCTAG
- a CDS encoding YraN family protein, whose product MPRRRGRGSGYESFVARLLESKGYYGIERNIVRSYGEIDIVAWHAGRRYVFEVKHRPSKPVTRSEVEKLARKAGRARAIPVLVLSYETGITTAAQRLARQLGVKIRRVRYGYYDWL is encoded by the coding sequence ATGCCCCGCCGGAGGGGGCGCGGGAGCGGCTACGAGTCCTTCGTGGCCAGGCTGCTAGAGTCCAAGGGCTACTATGGCATAGAGAGGAATATCGTTAGGAGCTACGGGGAGATAGACATAGTGGCGTGGCACGCGGGGAGGAGGTACGTGTTCGAGGTCAAGCACCGCCCCTCGAAACCTGTGACCAGGAGCGAGGTAGAGAAACTAGCCAGGAAGGCCGGGAGGGCGAGGGCCATACCAGTGCTAGTGCTTTCCTACGAGACAGGGATAACTACCGCAGCACAGAGGCTCGCCAGGCAGCTAGGCGTGAAGATCCGGAGAGTCAGGTACGGCTACTACGACTGGCTCTAG